One window of the Anomaloglossus baeobatrachus isolate aAnoBae1 chromosome 12, aAnoBae1.hap1, whole genome shotgun sequence genome contains the following:
- the BAG5 gene encoding BAG family molecular chaperone regulator 5 has protein sequence MDMGNQHASITALQEIQRKVKDLEQYVASFSGLQSDPDYKKLEKALTKQLFEIESIDTEGKGNIQQARRRAIEEVERLLKELEKTANHPCRLEIELIFKEVQNLVGQQIGPLYGGRGCITEEFEEGIQNILMRLTQVKTEGKASLRKARYRTLTKVLAIQDILEKCLKQQVLALPLSTDAHPSISKINSIMCEVNKARANLIALLAGVNECETYRHLSCVLSGFIAELDALDVSGHVEVRTYRKEVVEEINSLFKYLDIEEEAHFTSAYDLAKNQSIVQIEVIRQRLAEIKATLLERQNNVSEIHLGTKSELQSLIAQLDEVSVEKNPCIREARRRAVVEVQTVITYTDLKEAIERRHNIGDQVNPEHPSHIAVWRVLGSLSELQREVLSFDGSRADRNYMRLEELLTKQLLALDAIDSQGDERSKTARKQAVKFANNILSYLDMKTDQWEY, from the coding sequence ATGGATATGGGTAATCAACATGCTTCAATCACAGCGCTTCAGGAGATCCAGCGGAAGGTCAAAGATCTTGAGCAGTATGTGGCTAGCTTCAGTGGCTTACAAAGTGACCCTGACTACAAGAAGCTAGAGAAAGCTCTGACCAAACAACTCTTCGAGATTGAATCTATAGACACAGAAGGAAAGGGGAACATTCAGCAGGCACGGCGGAGAGCAATTGAGGAAGTGGAAAGACTTCTGAAAGAACTGGAAAAGACTGCAAACCATCCGTGTCGACTGGAGATCGAGCTGATTTTCAAGGAGGTTCAGAATTTGGTAGGTCAGCAGATAGGGCCTTTGTATGGAGGAAGAGGATGTATCACAGAGGAGTTCGAAGAAGGCATTCAGAATATTCTTATGAGACTTACACAAGTCAAGACAGAGGGAAAAGCCTCCTTAAGAAAAGCCAGATATCGCACTTTAACTAAAGTTCTTGCTATTCAAGACATACTAGAAAAGTGTTTGAAGCAGCAGGTTCTGGCCCTTCCCCTCTCCACCGACGCTCATCCATCCATATCTAAGATTAACTCCATTATGTGCGAAGTCAACAAGGCCCGCGCCAATCTGATTGCTCTCCTTGCTGGCGTAAATGAATGTGAAACATACAGACACTTATCTTGTGTCCTCTCCGGGTTCATAGCAGAACTGGACGCTTTAGACGTTTCCGGCCACGTAGAAGTGAGGACATACAGGAAAGAGGTAGTTGAAGAAATCAACAGCTTATTTAAATATCTAGACATCGAAGAGGAAGCCCACTTCACCAGCGCTTATGACCTGGCCAAGAACCAGTCCATAGTCCAAATCGAAGTGATACGCCAACGACTGGCCGAAATAAAAGCCACTCTGTTGGAAAGACAAAACAATGTGTCCGAAATTCACTTAGGGACCAAATCTGAACTCCAGAGTCTTATAGCCCAGTTGGACGAAGTGAGTGTAGAGAAGAATCCATGCATACGAGAAGCAAGAAGGAGAGCGGTAGTGGAGGTCCAGACTGTCATCACGTACACTGACCTCAAGGAAGCTATTGAAAGGAGGCACAACATCGGCGACCAAGTCAATCCAGAGCACCCGTCTCACATCGCCGTGTGGAGAGTTCTCGGGAGCCTCTCCGAGCTACAGAGAGAGGTCCTGTCCTTTGACGGCAGCAGGGCAGATAGAAATTACATGCGGCTAGAAGAGCTCCTCACCAAGCAGCTGCTCGCTCTCGATGCCATTGATTCACAAGGCGACGAACGGTCTAAAACAGCAAGGAAACAAGCCGTAAAGTTCGCCAACAATATCCTGAGCTATTTGGACATGAAAACGGATCAATGGGAATATTAG